The following proteins come from a genomic window of Varunaivibrio sulfuroxidans:
- the napG gene encoding ferredoxin-type protein NapG, protein MDTPSARTPSPPPAPPPVRGQGARRRFLVKIARAAAGAGVFALALDLFSRDAHGLPAVALRPPGAGDEGAFLAACVRCGLCVRDCPYPTLGLARFGEEVPVGTPYFIARRAPCEMCEDIPCVKACPTAALDPELTHIDAARMGLAVLTDHETCLNFQGLRCDVCFRVCPLMDKAITLEMLHNPRTGKHAMFIPTVHSEACTGCGKCERACVLERAAIRVLPRHLVKGEIGDHYRLGWVEEKRHGGPLVPGLIDLPDRMPASPSPGGRP, encoded by the coding sequence GTGGATACCCCCTCCGCACGAACCCCGTCTCCTCCACCCGCGCCTCCACCGGTGCGCGGGCAGGGCGCGCGGCGTCGGTTTCTGGTGAAAATCGCCAGGGCCGCCGCCGGCGCCGGGGTGTTCGCGCTGGCGCTGGATCTGTTCAGCCGTGACGCCCACGGCCTCCCCGCCGTGGCCCTGCGTCCGCCGGGGGCGGGCGACGAAGGGGCGTTTCTCGCCGCCTGCGTGCGCTGCGGCCTGTGCGTGCGCGATTGCCCGTACCCGACCCTGGGGCTGGCCCGTTTTGGCGAGGAAGTCCCCGTCGGCACGCCTTATTTCATCGCCCGGCGCGCGCCGTGCGAAATGTGCGAGGACATTCCCTGCGTCAAGGCTTGCCCGACGGCGGCGCTCGACCCTGAATTAACGCACATCGACGCCGCGCGGATGGGACTCGCGGTGCTGACCGATCACGAAACCTGCCTGAATTTCCAGGGCTTGCGCTGCGACGTCTGTTTTCGGGTCTGTCCCTTGATGGACAAGGCGATCACCTTGGAGATGTTGCACAATCCGCGCACCGGTAAACACGCCATGTTCATCCCCACCGTTCATAGCGAGGCCTGTACCGGATGCGGCAAATGCGAGCGCGCTTGCGTGTTGGAGCGCGCCGCGATCCGCGTCTTGCCGCGCCATTTGGTGAAGGGCGAGATCGGCGATCATTACCGCCTCGGATGGGTCGAGGAAAAACGCCATGGCGGCCCTCTGGTGCCCGGCCTGATCGACCTTCCCGACCGTATGCCCGCGTCACCCTCGCCGGGAGGACGGCCATGA
- a CDS encoding NapC/NirT family cytochrome c: MNDEKSENLKKEGGWFRRSWRALRRPSARYTLGGILVVGFISGIVFWGGFNWSMELTNSEAFCVSCHEMKDNVYQEYRRTIHYSNRTGVRATCPDCHVPKTWIHKVARKIRASNELFHHILGTVDTREKFEAKRLELATNVWRTMKATNSRECRNCHNMAYMDFTTQEKRSRTRHQQALDEGKTCIDCHKGIAHQLPAGAFKAERTLNGGGQ; the protein is encoded by the coding sequence ATGAACGACGAAAAATCGGAGAACTTGAAAAAAGAAGGCGGATGGTTTCGCCGGTCGTGGAGGGCGCTGCGCCGGCCGAGCGCGCGCTACACGCTGGGGGGAATACTGGTTGTCGGGTTCATTTCCGGAATTGTCTTTTGGGGCGGTTTCAACTGGTCCATGGAATTGACCAATAGCGAGGCTTTTTGCGTCTCGTGTCACGAAATGAAAGATAACGTCTACCAGGAATACCGTAGGACGATCCACTACTCCAACCGAACCGGCGTGCGCGCGACGTGCCCCGATTGCCATGTTCCAAAGACCTGGATACATAAGGTGGCGCGAAAAATCCGCGCCTCCAATGAATTGTTTCATCACATTTTAGGCACCGTGGATACGCGGGAAAAATTCGAGGCCAAACGCTTGGAATTGGCGACCAATGTGTGGCGCACCATGAAGGCGACAAATTCGCGCGAATGCCGCAACTGCCACAACATGGCCTATATGGATTTCACGACCCAGGAAAAACGTTCGCGCACCCGTCATCAACAGGCGCTCGACGAAGGCAAAACGTGCATCGATTGTCACAAGGGGATCGCCCACCAATTGCCCGCGGGAGCGTTTAAGGCCGAGCGAACACTCAATGGAGGCGGGCAATAA
- the napH gene encoding quinol dehydrogenase ferredoxin subunit NapH codes for MTAIRARGQYDAPPPRRRPWLRRHKWLLLRRASQFGVIALFLAGPMYGVWIVKGSLISSKTMGVLPLSDPYVALQSLAAGHLLASTTLIGAAIVLGFYMLVGGRAYCAFVCPMNIVTDAARWLSKRLQLPKGWTPPAETRFWLLGATLLAAVFAALPAWELINPVTVLSRSLLFGFGYAWTVVFAIFVFDFLISRRGWCGRLCPMGAFYGVLGAGALLRVAAKERERCDDCMDCFAVCPEPQVIAPALRGTQKDASRRILSGVCTNCGRCIDVCEKEVFAFSWRLAAVRPTGPGVFNTREGAREAGYSHVETTEGRKP; via the coding sequence ATGACCGCGATACGCGCACGTGGGCAATACGATGCCCCGCCGCCCCGCCGCCGCCCCTGGTTGCGTCGGCACAAATGGTTGTTGTTGCGACGGGCGTCGCAGTTTGGCGTCATCGCGCTGTTTTTGGCCGGCCCGATGTATGGGGTGTGGATCGTCAAGGGATCGTTGATCTCGAGCAAAACCATGGGCGTCCTGCCCCTCAGCGATCCGTACGTCGCCTTGCAATCGCTCGCCGCGGGCCACCTTCTGGCGAGCACTACCCTGATTGGGGCGGCGATTGTTTTGGGATTTTACATGCTTGTCGGCGGGCGGGCCTACTGCGCCTTCGTCTGCCCGATGAACATTGTTACCGACGCCGCGCGCTGGCTGTCCAAACGGTTGCAACTACCAAAGGGATGGACGCCCCCCGCCGAAACGCGTTTTTGGCTTTTGGGGGCGACACTGCTCGCCGCCGTCTTCGCCGCCCTGCCGGCGTGGGAACTGATCAACCCGGTGACGGTTCTTAGCCGTAGTCTGCTGTTCGGCTTCGGTTACGCCTGGACGGTGGTTTTTGCAATTTTCGTTTTCGATTTTCTAATCTCAAGACGTGGTTGGTGCGGTCGCCTATGCCCGATGGGTGCGTTTTATGGCGTGCTTGGCGCGGGCGCGTTGCTGCGCGTCGCCGCAAAAGAACGGGAACGGTGCGACGATTGTATGGATTGCTTTGCCGTTTGTCCCGAGCCGCAGGTTATCGCGCCGGCGTTGCGCGGCACGCAAAAGGACGCTTCAAGACGGATCCTTTCCGGTGTTTGCACCAACTGCGGGCGTTGCATCGATGTTTGCGAAAAAGAAGTTTTCGCTTTTTCATGGCGTCTTGCCGCCGTGCGCCCGACAGGACCCGGCGTCTTCAACACGAGGGAAGGGGCGCGTGAGGCGGGATATTCCCATGTCGAGACAACGGAAGGACGAAAGCCATGA
- the napA gene encoding nitrate reductase catalytic subunit NapA, which yields MSVSRRDFIKANAAAAAAAAAGVSLPVTTLAQVGKENDIRWDKGVCRFCGTGCGVLIGTKDGKIVATQGDPEAPVNKGLNCIKGYFLSKIMYGKDRLTKPLLRKKNGKFDKNGAFAEVSWDEAFDVMAEKWKEALKKKGPTSVGMFGSGQWTIWEGYAASKLIKAGFRSNNLDPNARHCMASAVGAFMRAFGIDEPMGCYDDLEHADAFVLWGANMAEMHPILWSRLTDTRLTKPGCEVHVLSTFEHRCFELADNPIVFTPQTDLAILNYIANYIIQHKAYNQEFIDNHTHFTKTPTDIGYGLRPDNPLEKKAKNPGKGALTKISFDDYARSVSEYTLEKVSALSGVPAENLERLAKLYADPNKKITSYWTMGFNQHTRGVWVNGLIYNVHLLMGKISEPGNGPFSLTGQPSACGTAREVGTFAHRLPADLVVMNKKHRDAAERIWKLPEGTINPKPGYHAVLQNRMLKDGKLNAYWVMCNNNMQAGANMNEETFPGYRNPENFIIVSDPYPTVTALAGDLILPTAMWMEKEGAYGNAERRTQFWRQQVKPAPGVKSDLWQLMEFSKRFKVEEVWPEDLVAKKPQYRGKTLYDVLFQNGQVDAFPLSQTYAGFDNDESHDFGYYVQKGLFEEYRKFQYDGPKIGHEQAPFDMYHKARGLRWPVIDGKETLWRFREGYDPHVAKGKGIDFYGKPDGRANIIFAPYEPPAESPDKDYDLWLSTGRVLEHWHSGSMTRRVPELYRAFPNAQVFMHPDDAKARGLRRGQEVMVRTRRGEMKSRVETRGRNRPPRGLVFIPWFDASQLVNKLTLDATDPLSKETDYKKCACRVEKA from the coding sequence ATGAGTGTTTCAAGGCGTGATTTCATCAAGGCCAACGCGGCGGCTGCGGCTGCGGCTGCGGCGGGCGTTAGCCTTCCGGTCACCACTCTGGCCCAGGTGGGCAAAGAAAACGATATCCGCTGGGACAAGGGGGTTTGTCGGTTTTGCGGCACCGGGTGCGGTGTCTTGATCGGCACCAAGGACGGCAAGATCGTCGCCACCCAGGGCGACCCCGAGGCCCCGGTGAACAAGGGCCTGAACTGCATCAAGGGATATTTCCTGTCCAAGATCATGTACGGGAAAGACCGCCTGACCAAGCCCCTGCTGCGCAAGAAAAACGGGAAATTCGACAAAAACGGTGCGTTTGCCGAAGTGTCGTGGGACGAAGCCTTCGACGTCATGGCCGAAAAATGGAAAGAGGCCCTGAAGAAAAAAGGCCCGACCTCGGTCGGCATGTTCGGATCGGGCCAGTGGACGATCTGGGAAGGCTATGCCGCCTCCAAGCTGATCAAGGCCGGATTCCGTTCCAACAACCTCGACCCCAACGCGCGCCACTGCATGGCCTCGGCGGTCGGCGCGTTTATGCGCGCCTTCGGCATCGACGAGCCGATGGGCTGCTACGACGATCTGGAGCACGCCGACGCGTTCGTCCTGTGGGGAGCGAACATGGCCGAGATGCATCCCATTTTGTGGTCGCGCCTGACCGACACGCGCCTGACCAAACCCGGCTGCGAAGTTCACGTGCTGTCCACTTTCGAGCATCGCTGCTTCGAATTGGCCGACAATCCCATCGTTTTCACGCCGCAGACCGACTTGGCGATCCTCAATTACATCGCCAACTACATCATCCAGCATAAGGCCTACAATCAGGAATTCATCGACAACCATACCCACTTCACGAAGACCCCAACCGACATCGGTTATGGCCTGCGCCCGGATAATCCCCTGGAAAAGAAGGCGAAAAATCCGGGAAAGGGAGCATTGACAAAAATTTCCTTCGACGACTACGCCCGGTCCGTTTCCGAATACACCCTGGAAAAGGTCAGCGCCCTGTCCGGGGTGCCGGCGGAAAATTTGGAACGACTGGCCAAGTTGTACGCCGATCCCAACAAGAAGATCACCTCGTACTGGACCATGGGGTTCAACCAACACACCCGGGGGGTGTGGGTGAACGGGCTGATTTATAACGTGCATCTGCTGATGGGGAAAATTTCCGAACCGGGCAACGGCCCGTTCTCGTTGACCGGCCAACCCTCGGCGTGCGGAACCGCGCGCGAGGTCGGCACCTTCGCTCATCGCTTGCCCGCCGATTTGGTGGTGATGAACAAAAAACACCGCGACGCGGCGGAGCGCATTTGGAAGCTGCCCGAAGGCACGATCAATCCCAAGCCGGGGTACCATGCGGTGCTGCAAAACCGGATGCTGAAAGACGGCAAGCTCAACGCCTATTGGGTGATGTGCAACAACAATATGCAGGCCGGGGCGAATATGAACGAGGAAACGTTCCCCGGCTATCGCAACCCCGAAAACTTCATCATCGTGTCCGACCCCTATCCGACGGTCACTGCGCTGGCCGGCGATTTAATTTTACCGACCGCGATGTGGATGGAAAAAGAGGGGGCTTACGGCAACGCCGAAAGACGCACCCAATTCTGGCGTCAGCAGGTCAAGCCGGCCCCGGGGGTGAAGTCCGATTTATGGCAACTGATGGAATTTTCCAAACGCTTTAAGGTCGAGGAAGTCTGGCCCGAGGATTTGGTCGCGAAAAAACCGCAATACCGGGGCAAGACCTTGTACGACGTCTTGTTCCAGAACGGCCAGGTCGATGCCTTCCCGCTGTCGCAGACCTACGCCGGGTTCGATAACGACGAGTCCCACGATTTCGGCTACTATGTACAGAAGGGCCTGTTCGAGGAATATCGCAAATTCCAATATGACGGCCCCAAGATCGGCCACGAGCAGGCGCCGTTCGATATGTACCACAAAGCGCGCGGTTTGCGTTGGCCGGTAATCGACGGTAAGGAAACCCTATGGCGGTTCCGCGAGGGGTACGATCCCCACGTGGCGAAGGGCAAGGGGATCGATTTTTACGGCAAGCCGGACGGGCGGGCGAACATCATCTTCGCGCCTTACGAGCCGCCCGCCGAAAGCCCGGACAAGGATTACGACCTGTGGTTGAGTACCGGGCGTGTCCTCGAACATTGGCATTCGGGGTCGATGACCCGGCGGGTCCCCGAACTGTACCGCGCCTTCCCCAACGCCCAGGTTTTCATGCATCCGGACGACGCCAAGGCGCGTGGGTTGCGCCGGGGTCAGGAAGTGATGGTCCGAACCCGTCGCGGCGAGATGAAATCGCGCGTCGAAACCCGGGGACGCAATCGCCCACCGCGGGGACTGGTGTTCATTCCCTGGTTCGACGCCAGTCAGCTTGTCAATAAATTAACATTGGACGCCACCGATCCGCTTTCCAAGGAAACGGATTACAAAAAGTGCGCCTGCCGGGTTGAAAAGGCGTAA
- a CDS encoding nitrate reductase cytochrome c-type subunit: MRMMLKAAVIVGGGVFGVLAIASDGVAQDPGVQSLRGPVGIEDTAPAEDLKQQNVDARFQRAYRQQPPLIPHKIDNYQINLKVNQCLRCHDWPYNAQEGAPKVSETHYHDRNGVALDKVSRARWFCTQCHVPQERARALVGNTFHSAFDTK, from the coding sequence ATGAGAATGATGCTTAAGGCCGCGGTGATTGTCGGCGGCGGCGTGTTTGGCGTTCTTGCCATTGCGAGCGACGGCGTCGCGCAAGATCCGGGCGTTCAGTCCTTGCGCGGTCCGGTGGGGATCGAGGATACCGCGCCGGCCGAGGATTTGAAGCAACAAAACGTCGATGCGCGATTCCAAAGAGCGTATCGCCAGCAACCACCGTTGATCCCACACAAGATCGACAACTATCAAATCAATCTGAAGGTCAATCAATGCCTGCGTTGCCATGATTGGCCTTATAACGCCCAGGAGGGCGCCCCCAAGGTCAGTGAAACCCATTACCACGATCGCAACGGGGTCGCCCTGGACAAGGTCAGCCGCGCCCGGTGGTTCTGCACCCAGTGCCATGTTCCCCAGGAACGCGCGCGCGCCTTGGTCGGCAACACGTTCCATTCCGCGTTCGATACCAAATGA